CGCCACCCTCGATACGGTGACCTCTCCTCTTTGAGCAGGGAGATGACAGCTCACTGAGTGCGCTCTTGAGTGGTGGCCACCGTTCTCAAGGCTTGGTCGCTCGTTCCAGGTTGTGGAAATACGTCGCCTTCAAAGCTCGTACTTTCGACCCCACCTGTACGGAGCCTCGCCGCTACTTCTGCTGCCATGCACTCTAGGAGAGGTAGATTGACTCACCATGAAGTTGCCAACGCTCTGGTTCACATCCATCACCTTTTCCTCCGTTCCTCTAGTAGCTGCGTCGCTTGCTTCTTGGGGCACGCCATCGCAAGCTGTCCAAGAGTCGGTATTCCATGCCAACCAGTGCAGCTCTTTGGGAAAGGTTTAGTCCTCGCAGGGCATAGCGTTGGGACCCAGAGTCCCTCTCCCGTAGGGATGTGGTGAACTGAACTTATGGACGGGTTCTAGGTAGCTATCGAAACAATGCAGCATAGCGGTGCAGTCGTGGCTGTCTCATCCACAATGCATCCGATTGCCCTCCAGCGCTATACTGCATCGGTCGTCTCAGTGCTGCATCCTGCCTGTGTGTGCTGGCGTATTGGATCTATGGTGAGGGGCATACGTGCTCGAAGGGGAGATTCGCTTCGCGGAAGGAGTTGCCGCTACGGTCTGGCGCAAGGCATGTAGAGATGTGCACGGCTGCGAACACCTCAACCAATCGCATTTCCGTGGCAAATTCGACTGTCTGGCTGCGTAAAGAGCTTCATAGCTCACCACAGTCACTTGATTCAAGCATGGAATTGACAACGCCAGGCGGTGAAACGTGTGGCAGCGCCGTGCCGGCTATAGAACTTCACCGGTCTCCATTCCTCTGGATGACCTGGGTGCAACCAATtcctcttccgtttctttctgacTCTCACTACCAAtcacgggagagaagaggagttGACGACTCGTGTACGGTTGTGCCGAGACATGAGTGGTATTTAAGCGACGAAGCCGTGGCAGCGGGCGGCCaagcttcgcttctctttaGCACAGAGTGAATCGCCTCATGTTAGCGTGTATCACCTTGACGCGTCTGAAGCTCACGGTCACTTATTTGTTAAATAACCCAGTGCTAGAGAAAATTTCCAGAGGATCATAACTTCCCTTTGGTCCGTTGTTTCCTGTCAGAGTCCCTGTGGTGGACGCCAGCACACCGGGCCAGTTAGCCACAAAGTCATGTAAGCGCGAAGCTGTACGAGCCACACCAAAGGACCTTGATACGGCAGTCGTTCAGGATACATTGCCCAGTTCAGTTACTTCTACATGTCACATATTTGGGCAGTCGTGTCCGTCAATGTAACACCATGAGATCATGCGCTGTTCTGGTatcagaggagacgagagggaggaagctAGACAGCGGGATGACATGTGATAATCGCCTGCAGCGCCCTTGCCGATAGTTGCGTAGCGTTTACTACTAATGCAGGTGAATAGAGTAGCTCAACACTTTTTTGCTGATACATCCCTCCTAAATGCCGTGATAGGCCTGAATAAATTTGAGGGGTCCTCGTGAAAGGCAGGCGGGAGGATAAGCAAATACCACTGCATGACTCCCGAGCGTGTTACTGCGGTCGCTGTGGCTGCCTACCACAGTGGCGAGTCGGCTAGGCAAGACAACACGTGCGAATTTCAAGCAACTGATTTGTGCCGGTTTCCACAAGTGCTTATTCACTGGTCATCGCCTCGATTGAATATGTTTCAAGCGTCTGCCAAATATCTTTGATAACATGTGAAGCGTGCTTTCTCTTGATTATCGGGGTCGCGTCGTCCAGAAAGGTTGACTTGTTTTCTTGCTACTGCGCAGAGGGCCGCTTGAAGACACTGTACCACGTTCGCCAAGTGTTGTACTCAGGATCGAGGACTTGAAAGAGTTGTTGGTCCAGGGTGCCACATACTTTGTCTACACCTTTGTTCCCTACCCCATTTTATGAATGGTACATGTGACCGTGTAGGAGGTCACAGCCCGGGATAGTCCGTGACACCCCGCGATGACGGCAGGGCCAGGCGAAAAGATTTTCCACGACCCAGTCGACGGTGCAAGCGGATccatttttttcttctttttgcttTCAGTCTCTTGCTGTAACCagtgtcttcctcgctgaTATAAGACTGAGGCTCCGCTGATCGTGAGCGGAGTGCAGCTGACCGGATTCAACCCATTGTCATTTGGGCTCGTGCTGGTGCACAGGATTTTCTCAATCGGCAGTCGCCCCCGTCCACTTGAGCGTTTTGAATTCTGCCATTCCAAATTCTTGGATTCCGAAACGGCTTTCATATTTGCTCCACGTGCACTGTACGACCTGCGCGTAGCTCCAGCTTTCTCGTTCAAATGACTTCTTTCTTGCAGCTCTGTGTTGCATTCCTTAGTGggcttcctctgctgcggCGTCAGCCGTGAAGGCAGACGGAGACTCGTCACCTTTTTGGAAGGAGGACGATGGCCACGAAGGGCTCCCGCTGAATCACCGGCCAGTCGGAGCTGCCCTAGTCTACGGTCTTAGTCACCAGAAATGATCCCCCGGACCTGTGACGATCCCCGCAGGGACTCGTGCTGCCCGCTCTTTTCTGTGGATTGTTGCCCTCCACatccttccccttcctctgtttttcagtCTGATGGCAAGCATGAACTTCCCGCTTCCGAAATCCCCCACTCTTTTCGGGCTGTCCCTGAGGGGACATTTGCCGCCAGGTCGCCACGGAGCCATGGTGCAGGCCAACCGCAGGGAGAATGCCCATCAGATGCTACGACGTCAGCTGCATCCGATACATCCTCGCAGGCTCCGCATGATGTTCCAGTCTTCACTgattctctcctctcttccagCACATCGGAATGGCCCCATCAAGGGCCACGAAGTGATGCTGTGGAGTCACTGgaacatgcatatatctCTGGGACCGTATCGAGCGACGAACCCGTTTCCGAAGAACCCCTcagcagcgacgaggaaTACTTACCTTCAGTTGATTTCACAAAAAATGCAAGTTGCGAAATGTCACCTGGCGACCTTCCCGAGTCACTAAATTCCGTCAGTGAACCTGTCTCTAAGTTGCACAGTGGTCCCTCAAGACATGCTACGGTCATACGGCGAGCTCCCCAGAGCGCAAGGGACGGTTTCTCAGTAATGAGGAAAGACGCATCGCTTCGACAGCCTGCCATTCCTCCCATGGCACCGGTTCGGCTTCTTCCGTCAAGGCGGTGTCAGTGGCTCCGAGCGCTGCCGGTCGTCTTCCTTATGGTGTTAATCGCCTATATTCTTGCTGTTTTTGTAATGGTTAGTGAACCTCTCTAGCTTATTCAGAATAGAGACCAGGGCAGCTTCTGCAGTTTCCTACCTAGCATGAGTCGTCACGGATTCTTATTTGTTTCGTTTGTTAGCAGGTTACCTGGCTGTATGGTCGTTGATTACGGCTCTCGATGGAGCAAGGCTTAGCCCTATGAAGGCAATCCATACCTATTCTGGCGTCTTTCGTTTGTCGTCTGTGTTACTGCAGTACCATGCTCTCCCCTTGCTGCAGCTGAACATCCCTCAGTCGATGAAATTTGCTTCTACTTACAACAGGTGAGCTCTTTTGTACACTGTTCGAATTCGAATATAGCTATGCGGTTCCAaggaggaaacagcgagTCTTTTTTCTAGCCATTTACTGTACACCCCAATCCATACGTCACAACATGGTACCGACGCAATAGCAGGTCTGCATTTGTTGTTGAACAGTAAGTCTCTTCGCGATGATGCTTCAAGAAGCTGTTATCATTCCATCGGGCTGCGGCCGACGATCCTGCGTCAACAGTGTCCTGCTCGTCCTGGATTATAATACAGTCGGCTTCATGAACCTGTCGTTACCACGCGGCCGCGCGTCACCATTCATTTCGGTGGTCGCTGTCACCTCGATATAGAGTTTTTGTCTGGTATCATGTTGTTTCATGGCCctttgtgtatgtgtgtgttgaTCAGAGGTCTGTTTGAGCTTTTGGGCGTTGGTATCCTgactttcctcttcctcgtctcgtACTGGCTAGCTGTCGTCACCCCGCCAGGCAGCATCCCAAATACTGACGAATGGTCTTACTCGGCGCCCGAAATTTTCGACATAGAAGGGCTACCTTCGGTTGTGGTACGTGTTCATATATGATCATGCTAAGACAATCTGATATCTCTTTCCCGAGTGCTGCTCAACATGACAAGATGGGGCAatttcgcgcttcttctttgaaACTTGATTCTTGTGCTAACACTTGTCCCGACACCTCAAATGAATCTTCTCTAGCCACGCAGGATGCGTGAAATTCGAAAGCTCTATGCTGCTTTCATCAGATCCCAAGCAACATGCTACCACGAGGGCATCGGGTTCTGCGCTGCGTCCCCGTGTCACAGGGAGCTTTTGATGTTCTCTTGCCATCTCTTATACTGTAAGAAGTCAGTGTTGCGGGCATGTGCTCATCTGGTAACTCGTTCAGCTCATTGTTTTTTCAGGAAACAAAAAAGACGGGGGCACGTCGTCACTGCAAATGGTGTCGCCGGATGAAACCGGATCGGGCCCACCACTGTCGGGTTTGTCGTCAGTGTGTACTCAAAATGGATCACCACTGCCCATGGATCTACAATTGCGTCGGCTGGAGAAATCACAAGTACTTCATGCTCTCGCTCATCTATGGGTCCCTTGATTCCCTTCTCATTGCAATCTGCATGTTCGAAACTGTCAAGCGAGTAGTGGCGTCGGACAAGGTGAGCGGAAATCCGCGATCTTCTTTCTTTAAAGTGGTGCGTGATAGCATCGTTCTGGCTTCGGAGCAGATTCAGCAGATCAGCGACCTAACGAGGACTCTGCTTCAATGTTTCCACTCATTCAAGTCGGTAGACGCCAGTGTAGGTATGCATTGTGTGCATATCATCCCCATGTGTACCAATAGCCTCCACAGTTGAAGAAGCCTGGAGAAATTGTTTTTGTGGGCTGGTGGTTCTTTGTGAGGCTGTGATTACCTACAGTATCAAGTGCAGCTCGCATTCTGTCCCCCGTATGGGTGATGTTGGTCAATAAGCTCTGatttctctgttgcttccCCACCTCTGAGCAACTGGAGAAGGGCAGATCCGTCGCGGTCGTGAACGGCCAACAATTTCCAGATTCATCGTCTTCATTACCACTTTTACGCCACCTGTGTATGTATAGGAGAATCGTGGTAGCCTTACCTCTAATGACAGCGTATAATTTCTGATTGTCGAAAGCAATTTTGGTGTCTGTGGCGTTTTCGTCTGTACTGTTTTCAGGACCAGTTCGAAAAAATGTTTATGGTCCTGTTCGCCGAGACGCTCGATATTTTCCTCTGCACTCTCATCACTGggttcttcttttttcacaCGCAGTAGGTCATATGAGGCACGGTCCCGACTTTACTTTTTGTTGGTGTTTGTTTATTCCCTTAGGATAAATCAATCTATATAGTGCTGGTGGCAGCATAGAGATAATCGTCTTAGATTTGGCAGAAAGATGAGAGACACCTTTTATAAAGCCTGGCGATGTGCATCTTTCTTATCGCGGAATACCTGCCTGTAAAAACAGAGTTGGGCTGCATCGGCTGCACACCAAACGGTGCCGTTGTTTGTGCCATCTTTCTGCGGCTCTGCTGTGCAAGGATACAAAGGGATCAGTCCGCTATGCTCGGCTTGTGAGTAATTATCGCTTACAAGGTTCCTGAATGGACCTTCGATTCTGTCACATTTTTTATTGCTCGCTGCTTCTTGCGAATGTATTGCCTGCAGCTTGGTTTGCAACGGCATGACAACAATTGAGTTCTGCGAGAAGCAATTCATGCGTCCGCGCACGCCCATGCAAGAAGTACGTATTAGACAAGTAGCACGGTAGTGCTCTGTGCTACGCATTTGTCGTGCGATCGCTCGCACCCGTGCGTTCAAGCGTGCGTGTGCAACGAATCACGAAATGCCGAACGTTTTTGTCTGCCTTCAGAGTCTGTGGAACAAAGGCTGTTGGAGAAATTTCACAGACGCATTCGGATCAAATCCATTAATCTGGTTGTTGCCCATAGGTACGTAGGATAGCGGGGCTGCTGGTGAGTCTCGTGATCCTGTGACCACGTGTCCTCGCAGTGAGCACATTTGATTTTGTACAGTGCTAAGGTGTGGCACTTTTTCATTCAGAAAAGCACGTGTCTTGTACAGACAAATGAGTTTGTTTTCGTGTCCCTGTTTTGGCGtggaaacacacacacacccatatttttcacttctttctGGGAATAGAGACTTTTGTGACTGGATTCTCGATACCTTACGATTGATCAAGATACGCTGATTAAAATTCCTTGTTTTGTTTTTGGGTGTGCGTGTGCTTGTACTTCACTGTTTATGGTGCTTGTCAGATAATCGACCAGGAGACGGTGTTCACTTCATCACCGAGGACACACGGCTACTTCACACCCCGGTTCTGCGACGTATTCGGACCTTTGAGCCAATAATTGAATCATCAGTGGACTGAAGATTGTAGGTGGCTTCCGATCCGTTTAGGACGACGATTTAGTTTCAAATGCCCACTGAGACGAGGGATCAGCAGTCTTGGTCCGGGATAGCAAGAAAGCACCATTGGCGACATTCGCAGGTTGGCATACCCGTGGATATACTCATCAGAATTTGCGAGAACGGATGCGAGGCGAACTTAATCGGGACTCATGCGTTTCAGGAACCATGCTTCCGAGGTTTGCGTGGACATTCTGCCACCGCAGAACACGCACCACTGCTGTATGGGGCCAACGACTTCCAGGAATGAATTTGAGAGAAGGAATACCGGCGAACGAGTTTCTGAGCACCCCTAGAAATTCAATGGACATGCACCACGGCAGTTGCCCGCAAGCGGTCCAAAGGTGGCACGGCACAAAAATGGTTACAAAATATCAGACTATTATTGCTAGACTAAAGAATATTCTGACGCCCCATTAAAATCCGATGTATTGCGAACAGTTGCTTTG
This portion of the Toxoplasma gondii ME49 chromosome III, whole genome shotgun sequence genome encodes:
- a CDS encoding cell cycle regulator with zn-finger domain-containing protein (encoded by transcript TGME49_252200~Predicted trans-membrane domain (TMHMM2.0):237-260:279-302:385-408:422-445) — encoded protein: MIPRTCDDPRRDSCCPLFSVDCCPPHPSPSSVFQSDGKHELPASEIPHSFRAVPEGTFAARSPRSHGAGQPQGECPSDATTSAASDTSSQAPHDVPVFTDSLLSSSTSEWPHQGPRSDAVESLEHAYISGTVSSDEPVSEEPLSSDEEYLPSVDFTKNASCEMSPGDLPESLNSVSEPVSKLHSGPSRHATVIRRAPQSARDGFSVMRKDASLRQPAIPPMAPVRLLPSRRCQWLRALPVVFLMVLIAYILAVFVMYHALPLLQLNIPQSMKFASTYNRGLFELLGVGILTFLFLVSYWLAVVTPPGSIPNTDEWSYSAPEIFDIEGLPSVVETKKTGARRHCKWCRRMKPDRAHHCRVCRQCVLKMDHHCPWIYNCVGWRNHKYFMLSLIYGSLDSLLIAICMFETVKRVVASDKDQFEKMFMVLFAETLDIFLCTLITGFFFFHTHLVCNGMTTIEFCEKQFMRPRTPMQESLWNKGCWRNFTDAFGSNPLIWLLPIDNRPGDGVHFITEDTRLLHTPVLRRIRTFEPIIESSVD